The Rhododendron vialii isolate Sample 1 chromosome 6a, ASM3025357v1 genome includes a window with the following:
- the LOC131330252 gene encoding uncharacterized protein LOC131330252 isoform X3, translating into METPMLGCGVVGPVTRSRSKAGEVLSSLVGKKRKNREEGVTTNSEEEVVGLTSEQRQEYSRKDFDYPEFYRGPSSDLPIHIILATEFDPDLPANFSRQIKNSAKAMDYYNSRFNSNYVEPFNPLLMTTREVGGGYLDFVVIDTHKSGRHANEMFQAILYTSPGKEPEVLMCRPEYMPPGTRKGYRPLKVGW; encoded by the exons ATGGAAACTCCGATGCTCGGATGTGGTGTTGTCGGCCCAGTGACCCGCTCACGATCGAAAGCTGGAGAAGTGTTGTCATCGTTGGTGGGGAAAAAACGTAAAAATCGTGAGGAG GGTGTCACTACAAATtctgaggaggaggtggtgggcTTGACATCAGAACAGCGGCAGGAATACTCCCGCAAGGATTTCGATTACCCT GAGTTTTATCGTGGACCTTCTAGCGACCTACCTATACACATTATTTTAGCTACAGAATTCGATCCAGATTTACCGGCTAATTTCTCCCGTCAGATAAAAAACTCAGCCAAGGCTATGGATTATTACAACAGTCGATTC AACTCAAACTACGTCGAACCTTTTAATCCCCTCCTGATGACAACGCGGGAGGTTGGTGGTGGTTATTTGGATTTCGTTGTCATAGACACCCATAAATCAGGTCGACATGCCAATGAGATGTTCCAAGCTATCCTGTATACCTCTCCTGGAAAGGAACCCGAGGTCCTGATGTGCAGACCTGAATACATGCCCCCTGGCACCAGGAAAGGTTACCGCCCCTTGAAAG TTGGTTGGTGA
- the LOC131330252 gene encoding uncharacterized protein LOC131330252 isoform X2, which yields METPMLGCGVVGPVTRSRSKAGEVLSSLVGKKRKNREEVASDQEKKKAKGVTTNSEEEVVGLTSEQRQEYSRKDFDYPEFYRGPSSDLPIHIILATEFDPDLPANFSRQIKNSAKAMDYYNSRFNSNYVEPFNPLLMTTREVGGGYLDFVVIDTHKSGRHANEMFQAILYTSPGKEPEVLMCRPEYMPPGTRKGYRPLKVGW from the exons ATGGAAACTCCGATGCTCGGATGTGGTGTTGTCGGCCCAGTGACCCGCTCACGATCGAAAGCTGGAGAAGTGTTGTCATCGTTGGTGGGGAAAAAACGTAAAAATCGTGAGGAG GTAGCTTcagatcaagaaaagaagaaagcaaag GGTGTCACTACAAATtctgaggaggaggtggtgggcTTGACATCAGAACAGCGGCAGGAATACTCCCGCAAGGATTTCGATTACCCT GAGTTTTATCGTGGACCTTCTAGCGACCTACCTATACACATTATTTTAGCTACAGAATTCGATCCAGATTTACCGGCTAATTTCTCCCGTCAGATAAAAAACTCAGCCAAGGCTATGGATTATTACAACAGTCGATTC AACTCAAACTACGTCGAACCTTTTAATCCCCTCCTGATGACAACGCGGGAGGTTGGTGGTGGTTATTTGGATTTCGTTGTCATAGACACCCATAAATCAGGTCGACATGCCAATGAGATGTTCCAAGCTATCCTGTATACCTCTCCTGGAAAGGAACCCGAGGTCCTGATGTGCAGACCTGAATACATGCCCCCTGGCACCAGGAAAGGTTACCGCCCCTTGAAAG TTGGTTGGTGA
- the LOC131330252 gene encoding uncharacterized protein LOC131330252 isoform X1: METPMLGCGVVGPVTRSRSKAGEVLSSLVGKKRKNREEVCSDETSSNSLSSDDLQMLLHIDEEFSLGYCFTEREKSDVLLQTYSDLKKKYNDSEKSDLLLQTFSDLVKKKAKVASDQEKKKAKGVTTNSEEEVVGLTSEQRQEYSRKDFDYPEFYRGPSSDLPIHIILATEFDPDLPANFSRQIKNSAKAMDYYNSRFNSNYVEPFNPLLMTTREVGGGYLDFVVIDTHKSGRHANEMFQAILYTSPGKEPEVLMCRPEYMPPGTRKGYRPLKVGW; the protein is encoded by the exons ATGGAAACTCCGATGCTCGGATGTGGTGTTGTCGGCCCAGTGACCCGCTCACGATCGAAAGCTGGAGAAGTGTTGTCATCGTTGGTGGGGAAAAAACGTAAAAATCGTGAGGAGGTATGCTCTGACGAGACGTCGTCTAACAGTTTGTCATCAGATGATCTTCAGATGCTTCTACATATCGACGAAGAATTCTCTCTCGGGTATTGTTTCACCGAGCGCGAGAAATCAGACGTGCTGCTGCAGACGTACTCAGATCTAAAGAAGAAATACAACGACAGCGAGAAATCAGACCTGCTGCTGCAGACGTTCTCAGATCTAGTGAAGAAGAAAGCAAAGGTAGCTTcagatcaagaaaagaagaaagcaaag GGTGTCACTACAAATtctgaggaggaggtggtgggcTTGACATCAGAACAGCGGCAGGAATACTCCCGCAAGGATTTCGATTACCCT GAGTTTTATCGTGGACCTTCTAGCGACCTACCTATACACATTATTTTAGCTACAGAATTCGATCCAGATTTACCGGCTAATTTCTCCCGTCAGATAAAAAACTCAGCCAAGGCTATGGATTATTACAACAGTCGATTC AACTCAAACTACGTCGAACCTTTTAATCCCCTCCTGATGACAACGCGGGAGGTTGGTGGTGGTTATTTGGATTTCGTTGTCATAGACACCCATAAATCAGGTCGACATGCCAATGAGATGTTCCAAGCTATCCTGTATACCTCTCCTGGAAAGGAACCCGAGGTCCTGATGTGCAGACCTGAATACATGCCCCCTGGCACCAGGAAAGGTTACCGCCCCTTGAAAG TTGGTTGGTGA